Proteins co-encoded in one Metabacillus sp. KUDC1714 genomic window:
- a CDS encoding YIEGIA family protein, whose translation MNEYTLPVLFGVIVGVLTRLHMLRTDYRQYPTYLHGKIIHIALGFIAAGLGTVAVPSIMEEDFTAITFLTLAASQFRDVRNMERNTLTVLDGFELVPRGSTYIEGIAIAFESRNYLVIFTSLLTTFAYLTVNIYTALIVGAICFFICRKLMAGSRIKDIVNIKTADLHFEGAGLYVDDIYIMNIGIPDKQKAILKYGLGFVLTPKNDNSKTTIANLGQRQAILHDVSTALGVVRDSGEPSLVPLAKRDLDDGRLGVFVLPQERDIEKAIQVIGDCPTLENAIRMPSEAKANRHGGKK comes from the coding sequence ATGAATGAATACACGTTGCCAGTACTTTTTGGTGTGATAGTTGGAGTTCTAACTCGTCTCCATATGCTTAGAACAGATTATAGGCAATATCCTACTTACTTACATGGGAAAATAATTCATATTGCGCTCGGGTTTATTGCAGCTGGTTTAGGTACAGTTGCAGTTCCATCGATTATGGAAGAGGATTTTACCGCGATTACCTTTCTTACATTGGCAGCATCACAATTTCGTGATGTTCGTAATATGGAGAGGAACACGTTAACCGTTTTGGATGGTTTTGAACTTGTTCCGCGGGGGAGTACATATATTGAAGGAATTGCAATTGCGTTTGAAAGTAGAAATTATTTGGTTATATTTACATCATTGCTTACTACATTTGCCTATTTAACAGTAAATATTTATACTGCATTAATTGTTGGGGCTATTTGTTTTTTTATTTGTAGAAAGCTTATGGCTGGAAGTAGAATAAAGGATATAGTAAATATCAAAACAGCAGATCTTCATTTTGAAGGAGCAGGATTATATGTTGATGATATTTATATAATGAATATAGGGATTCCTGATAAACAAAAGGCCATTTTAAAGTATGGTCTAGGTTTTGTTCTCACGCCTAAAAATGACAACTCAAAAACAACAATTGCTAATTTAGGACAACGTCAAGCGATACTTCATGATGTATCGACTGCATTAGGGGTTGTTCGTGATTCAGGAGAACCATCTTTGGTTCCGTTGGCAAAAAGAGATCTTGATGATGGTCGACTAGGTGTGTTTGTACTTCCTCAAGAACGTGATATTGAAAAAGCAATTCAAGTAATTGGAGATTGTCCAACACTTGAAAATGCTATTAGAATGCCATCTGAAGCGAAGGCAAACCGACATGGAGGAAAAAAATGA
- a CDS encoding YphA family membrane protein: MEGIFFYWLMWLAWVVTTFFMKKGKARIKLAIFIMLNIIISEFYMIIGDFYVRVSLLLFLLLGYYLAVKHKKQRIVSFYMTTLTLMFAYAGILLFRIYDPVWFLFDYRLIVSVAVSLLAIYLGKQTVQKYALYIISVCQGEFLYWFILGKFHKGLTIGTAAFLDMIVIGCLIIYICTISQQFIVFIEQTLQKPAKEKQG, from the coding sequence GTGGAAGGAATATTTTTTTATTGGCTTATGTGGTTAGCTTGGGTTGTTACAACTTTTTTTATGAAAAAAGGAAAAGCGAGAATAAAATTAGCAATTTTCATAATGCTTAACATCATTATTAGTGAATTTTATATGATTATTGGAGATTTTTATGTCAGGGTTTCGCTGCTATTATTTTTGCTTTTAGGATATTACCTTGCTGTTAAACATAAAAAACAAAGAATAGTGTCCTTTTATATGACAACATTAACATTAATGTTTGCTTATGCAGGTATTTTACTATTTCGAATTTATGATCCAGTTTGGTTTTTGTTCGATTATCGATTAATCGTAAGTGTAGCTGTCAGTTTGTTAGCTATCTATCTAGGGAAACAAACTGTACAAAAGTATGCTCTTTACATTATTTCAGTATGTCAAGGCGAATTTTTATATTGGTTTATTTTAGGGAAGTTTCATAAAGGCTTAACAATTGGGACTGCTGCCTTTTTAGATATGATAGTCATTGGGTGCTTAATTATTTATATTTGCACAATATCTCAACAATTTATTGTCTTTATTGAACAAACGTTACAAAAACCGGCAAAGGAGAAACAAGGATGA